The genomic interval aaaaaagaaaaaatcaaaactgaaTATTGTGTCCTCGATTTTGAGTTTCGCGAACGATGATATACAGCTTTGCGAGAGTGGGTTGGGGAACAAAACCGGAAGTTTAATCACGCAGAGgtaaattgttcaattttgatAAGTGGCctcaataaataattgttggACAGAGAAACGTGGGGCTAGTGCGGAGTTTAGAGAGAACAATCGAATAACTGCAGCGGCGAATTTCTCGCGTTAATATTTATTCGGCGATCGTCAAGGATTTTCCACCTGCACCGCAGTCGCTGCAACACCGCGACTATACATTACAACGAAATTATTCAGCGACTCTTATTTCTCAACCTCGTACAACGGGCTACGCTCTATTTAGGTGCACACAAATACGTATTCTGTGTACCGAGCGAAAGCTCGCGTACACCCTTTTCTGATAATAAATGTCGAGTCCCCGCGGAATCGCGCGAACAACGCGTTACCTGCACCGTACCGTACTAAAGCCTAAAACAAGATCATCGTATTCTCCGCAGCCGTAAACGTACCTTCGTATATactgtatacttatatacagtGTCAAAAAATATGTGCGAACGGCACATgggttatacctatatacgttgTACGACCCGTGTATCCTGTACGAAGAACGAATCGAAAGAACGTACACTCGTTGTCGGTGAACTTGATTCTGATTCGGTACGTCACGGCCAAGGATGTGTATAGTTGGACGAGATTTTCCCATTGATTTGAAAAGATGTTAAATCTTTCCAAATCTACCGCGACCGTCGAGATGATTCAAGACCATCTCACCGGAAGTTCGTGGGTACGTAAGTGTACGTAAGTGCAATTTGTTGGGGCGGAAAGATATCTGGATTTGATAGATCGACAGGATCGCTTTTTAGTCCGTGTGAAAAGTTTTACGGTTAACGTCGGTGGAATGCAAAGTTGGTGTGGTACCGCGTGAAGTATGGATACGTACGCGAGGTACTTTGTTTCAGGGCAAGCTCCCGTTTTGTCAAAGGTATAACTTTGGACAGTGTTGCATCGATAATGTAAGCTTGCAGGTGGATGCGGAAAGTCTAAATCAGTCGACCCCCGccctgaaaattctttttccaccgcgcgcagttttctttttccttttttatccaTCTATCTCTTTCCGACCTTTATGACCCAGATACAAAGTTCCCTAAGACTTTACGTCGCGCTGTGCGCTTCTTGCAGCTGCCAACTGAATGGCTACCATAAAACGGAGGTTGCAGAAAATTTTACTGGCTGAAACAGCTGTATATAAACGGGTGGAAAGCTTATcctgaaaatgaatttacGTCTTTCGTTGTACCTTCTCAGGAATCAGATCAACGTTGAGATGAATCTGGACTGAGCATGGCTGCTGTGTGAGTGAAATAAGTAGAGCCGACGAAACTGTTCGTTTATCATCGGTAATTAGTGGGTGAGGGTTTCTTTTTATACCTGCACGTTTACTTTACGTACGAATACCGTGAGGAATCGATTGCGGTGTTCAAGTGAATGATAAAGCCGGCAAACTGGGAGgattaaaaagtttttcaaaagattTATTATCTGCATTTgctttcattcgattttagCGCCCCTTTTTTGAAGGAGCTGCGAAATTAAAGAAGTCTTAGCAAAGTTTCAGCACTTTGTATTATTCAGATTTAAGGTGAAAAGTGATAACTGATGCCGGATTAATGAAGAGCTTTCTTTCCATACTTTGATTTACCGTCACCTCCTCTCTCTGATTCCTATAAGTGGGAGGAGGGGACGCAGTGCGGGTGTATAAATACATGCGTTCAAATCAAGTCGAAAAAGTTTGAACAGCCGTAATGGCGCTCAGCGAAAGGAATCATAATTTATGCGTAAACTTTTAAAGCGCCAACTGTTATTTATCGTTCTTACGCCTCCCCTCCCGAGGGTTCTCTTCTAGGCGCCAACATGATCATCCGGTTCCCAAGCCTCGGATATTTTACGTTTTGAATAATTGTGGCTATAGGGAATTCGCAAATAAAGCCTCGAGCCGATCTCATGAGTATTCCGAagaagatgagaagaaaaagagagaaaaaaaaaaaaaaacacacgccTCTTTCATATTCAAACCACGGCGCGCTATCCGGGTATTATTCTGACAATGCAAGATAGATAGCTTGCACACCTAAAAGTCTTCTGacagataaaaattgataagtTCAAAACTTTCCAAGCTCTTTCAACGGTCACGAAATTGTCTTTTCCACCTGCATTCTTATGCTGAATTCCGTTTCCATTGCACACCGTACGTTCAACTTTCCGAATCCTGatacgaatgagaaaaagtaaatataaaaaaagctcTCTCGGCGCGTCGATTTCGACCATCTCCGAGTCTGCCAGTTGCCTCTTCTTGCAACAGCCGGTAAAACCCTCGTTTGTTTTCACTTCCTCCTCCGTCGTCTTCTGGTAACTTCCTCTTTGAGATCGCAGTCGGGGAAGAGAACCGCGCAGTCGGCACCACCGAGACCCAAAACGGTTGCTTTTAGAGAACCCAACGTTGTCGACCAAGGTGACCTTCCCAACATCCGACCGGATAACCAGCTCATAcccaaactgaaaattttaccaacgatgtgaaattttcgtaACCTTCTCGgggcgatcgattttttcagcGTCCACGATTCTCGGAaggtaaaaatgaaacggtCAATCTCGACCGTGGGTAGATGTTCCGAAACTGTTGACTGCAGAAACCGTACATTGCTTCTGCAGTTAATAAAAGTTTCGTGACCATCCGCCGTGAAAAATTCGAGTGAGACACAATTCTGATTACACGATATGCTACCGTTACAGTTACTGACCTCCATACCGGTACCCAGATTCTTCTTCCGCCTTCGTATTCTTTCGAGTGTTTATTGTCTTCGCACAAAGTTCTACGCAAGCAATTCCCGCCGTCTTGATGAGCTACCAAAACTGCTTCTATAGATCTGAGCACTCGGTGAGAAAGCTCGTTCAGTTCTTGGTTCCCCGAGTAGCCCAACGGCGAAGATGTATCACCCGTATCTCGTTTGAAACGCATCCCATCTATATCTGCTTGTAACATGGCTGCGGCTGTCGCCGTGGAAGCGTTctagaatgagaaaaattttcggtagAAATCAAAATTGAGAGAAGCATCACCATGCAAATATTGAACTCGTACCGTGGCATTCATTATCAACTGTATGATGAAGAGTCCGAACGCGAGAAACGCTAGAGCGGTGAGCGCGATCTCGAAGAAATCCTTTAGCGAGAGATCGTGACCCTTCCCTTTTCCGTGGTGATGATAACTCGGTCTGTGATAGTCGTGGTGATGACTCTCGTGATGATTCGGTATGTAGATATGCTCTTCGTGGATTTGGGGGTAGAAATCTCCACCGTGATGATCGTAGTAGTCGGCGTGATGAGAGTGATGACCGGTAGCCGATGGGTAATGATCTGGAGAACGGGGAATCGTGCTCACGAAAAAATTTAAGTTTTGAATTAAAGTTTTGCTCATACCTGATCCGGAAGCGTCGAAGTATCCTCCGACCTTTGGAGTGGACGCCGGACCGGGCATCGCGTAACCCGTAACGGCGCCGTCgtattcttcgctttcgtCGTAACGCTTGTCGGCCGATTGTTTTTTGCCGATTTTGTTACCCCTGGCTTTCGGAGAGTAGTGACGATAGACGTCGTCCAGTGTCGTCGTTCTTTCGGTATAAATTATCGATCGTTTGTCagcgataatttttaaaaattacgaAGGACAACGAAATCACCGACTCACCTCTTCAACCAATCCTTGTACTTCGAACTTCCTTCGTCCGAGAGGAGTTTGTCGTGTATAGAAACGTTGTTTTCCTCCGAATATTCGATGAACGATTTTTCGTTGGAGTTCTCGAGGCGTCTTTTGACTCGGGCTCCTCCCACTTCGTTTAAGATTTGTTCGGCCAGGAATCCGTGGCACAgaaattcgttcattttctttctggAAAAATCGGGACTTCGTAACCGCACGggttttttgataatttcgaaaaaaatgttcacctGTGAAACCCCATGGAGTTGAAAGCTTCGTCGATTGTACCGTCCGTCGTTATTTTCGACGTGTCGTTCGCCGACTCGATATTTTGCTGAGAGTCGATGAATAGAAACGAATCCGGCAACAGATCGACTGAAAGAATGTCGTCCTGATAAATACAAAATTCGGCACCGTCGTCGTAACACTCTTGTATTTCTCTGGACGTCAGAATTACGACGCGACTGAATAGGATGAGAAAGAAACTCCGTAGAATATACATCTCGATTCCCTTGTTCACCTGAGAAGAATACAGTAAAAACTGACCATTCTTTCCTAGACTGGTAGAATTGCGCTCCAAAGCTTCGGATAATTTGTGCAACCTGGAAGAATAATTGCCGCAATTTTCTACGCGCTGTCACCTACAGGAAACACTTAAGTAGATATACAGGGGTAACAGGAActcgtgtcttttttttttactcctcggGATCGCCGTCGCTGAACGCTCCGGACGTTGCGGTTCTGTTAAAATTTCGAGAATCGTctactcgaaattttcgaaatttctcacATGGATGAACAACGATCTTTCAATATTCGATTCGCATCGCAGTTGATTCGCTCTCTCGGGCTCCGAAAGACAAATGCACAGTAAATACGATAATCAAATATTATTGGTCTGGTGACTTTGGCTACGGCGTCGTAATGAATCGCATTATACTTTCAGAGTCTTTATGCATCTTCGGCCACGCACGTTACGTGCGTAGCGAATGGAGCAAAgtgtgagcaaaaaaaaaacagaaaaaaaaatcataaaagaGGAAAGACGATTATTTTGTCCCGTGAACACTCGTAcagatgattttcttttaacattaaatttccgaaattcccCCAGGAAATTTAACGCTTATAGGTTTCACACCCGGTACCTATAGGTATTATTCTCACGGAGCATTTGCACCTTTGAAACGTGCTACGAGATGTAATTGGCACGATCAATCACACGAAACGTAGGTAGACACAATTATATAGGGGGGTTAACACGCACCGTCAAATAATCCCCGTACCCTCTCTGAATCAGAGAAGATAAGAAAATTACTTGTTCCGAGGAAAAATGcgtgttgtaagaaaaaaaaaaacagaacgcGAATGATCCGCTGGATtgtctttctatttttcgctaaatttttctctttcatcccGATAAACTGCAAAAATGGGCTTGTAAAAAATTGCACATCGCAGTGATGAGcagaaatggaagaagaaccGCAAAAAACCAGTAGAGCGATGTGGCCGCAGGACGATGCGAATTTTCGTAAGAAATTACGGGCTTGGAAAACCTTCGAGTAGCTTTACATAGTCTTATCTATGGAGCGCGTAACGCGTTCCTCGTACCGCATAGCGGATGCCCAACTGCGATACTTTGGTGTTCCCACTTCTGCAGCAgctattaattttcatctctctttgGTGGTTCGTAACTGGCAGCTataggtacataaatatagCCACTCTAGCGAGATATTAGACAGGTGAGGCTGTTCCCAGGGGAACAAAGCTCCCATTACCCCCACTTACATTTCTCACCCTTGTACCACGGCACTCCATCCCGCAGGGATATCCTCTGGCGcgtcccccccctcccctccgctCCCCTCCTCTCCTCGTTCCCGTCCCACCCTCACcggtgtacacacacacaccttaCGTACCTACTTCGGAACCTAAAACATTCATAAGAGCGTCGCAAGTGGTTTTTAATAAACGTGTTTAATCATTGGTGTCAGATTTCCCTTAAGCTCGTGTACAACCTATACCCCGTTTTAGGGTAAATTTGTTTGCAATGTCATCAGATGATAGGGGATTTTATGCGTATCCTTCCAACacta from Athalia rosae chromosome 1, iyAthRosa1.1, whole genome shotgun sequence carries:
- the LOC105691985 gene encoding uncharacterized protein LOC105691985 encodes the protein MYILRSFFLILFSRVVILTSREIQECYDDGAEFCIYQDDILSVDLLPDSFLFIDSQQNIESANDTSKITTDGTIDEAFNSMGFHRKKMNEFLCHGFLAEQILNEVGGARVKRRLENSNEKSFIEYSEENNVSIHDKLLSDEGSSKYKDWLKRTTTLDDVYRHYSPKARGNKIGKKQSADKRYDESEEYDGAVTGYAMPGPASTPKVGGYFDASGSDHYPSATGHHSHHADYYDHHGGDFYPQIHEEHIYIPNHHESHHHDYHRPSYHHHGKGKGHDLSLKDFFEIALTALAFLAFGLFIIQLIMNATNASTATAAAMLQADIDGMRFKRDTGDTSSPLGYSGNQELNELSHRVLRSIEAVLVAHQDGGNCLRRTLCEDNKHSKEYEGGRRIWVPVWSLGMSWLSGRMLGRSPWSTTLGSLKATVLGLGGADCAVLFPDCDLKEEVTRRRRRRK